Sequence from the Drosophila subpulchrella strain 33 F10 #4 breed RU33 chromosome 3R, RU_Dsub_v1.1 Primary Assembly, whole genome shotgun sequence genome:
GGCGGCAGCAGGAGCGCAACGTTGGCAAACTGCGAGACCTAGTCAACGCTCTGCAGGATCTGTCCGTGCTGAAGACCAATTACAACATGGGCTTTACACTGGACAACTACATGCAGGACTCCATTGATGCCACGGCTTTGAGCATTCTGCAGCACGTCCAACTGGACAAATTGCAGCGCCTAGTGCAGAACTTCATGTATCCGATCTTCCAAGAGAAGGGCCGTCAGCCGCTGGGCGTTATCAAGCAGTACATATCACAGTTGGTGGCCAGTCGGCAATCCTCCAGTACCTGGTTAGAGCGGGCGATGGCTTGCATTGAGCTGCTGCACAATGAAGACAGTCGGTTGGAGTGCGCCTTGTCCGTGCTGCAGAATGCACCTATTCCCTGGCCGGATACGCTGGCTCCTCTGATCAGGTTGCGTTCATCCACCCATCCGCTGGCAGTGAAGATCAACGCCGAGTACGAGATTCAGGTAATCAAGATCATGAAAGTCAAATATGGCTGGCCAGCCGACAGCTCCGACATCAACCTGGAACTTTTCATGATGCGCATCGTAAAGTTGAATCTTCCGGACATGCTGGAGGACATCGGGGCGCTTACCAAGGCTGCGCCGGAAATCTCGGTCAGTGCCAACTTTAACTGCTGCTACCAGATGGCCCGGCGTGGTCAGATAGAACTGGCGTATGAGTTCTTCAAGACGCTGATCGGGGATAAGAACTCGAAGAACGGACAGGAAGTGGTGGAGATCATTGCAAACCTCCTGGAAAACAGCTCTTCCGCTTCGTTTGAGGACAAGACTAAGGTTCAAGAACACTTGAACGTCCTGGAGCTCTTTAAGTTGTTCTTGCCGAACGTTGATTCACTTTACGAGCGACGCTATTTGGTAATAAAGAATCGCTATCGTCTTCGGAAATTCGGAATCCAGGTGGGCTGCAGCAGCGAACTCATACCGCTGCAAAGGCGTCATTGCCTCCTGGACGAGGCCATTGAGAGGATCATGGAGCGCGCTCAGGCCACGTTAAATGTGTCCGCTTTTATAGCCAGCGAAATGGGCGAACTCTGCACCGCTCTCAGCCTGTCCAAGGTGTTTGGCCTGACCCGCATTTGCCAACGGATCGGGTGTCTGCCCCTCAGCTGTGCCCTGGCATTCCATGTGATTAGCTTCGTCGACTGTGTGCCCGCCAATGCAGACGAGTTTATCAACCTAGCACTTGAGCTGCTGGTCCAGCAAATCGAAAACGCCAAGGGACAGAACCTGGGTAAATCCCTTACTAATAGCTTTCGGTCTTGATTTGATGCCTAtcccttattttttttatgcagAATCGGCATCTTCGCTGCAGTTAATGAATGAGACCGATCCCCTTAGCTTTTTCTTGGCCTACGAGTTACTTACTTCCGCCTTGCTTCACGATGACAGTCGTCGTCGGGACCTTGTTGAACTGATCAAATGCATACGCGTGGCTGTGATCCACTATCCACTGGATGCCATTAAGACCCACTATGACGGCAAGGAGCAGGCCGTCAACGAGCAAATTTGCCGGGCTCTTGATGGCATTACGGTGGCCGTGGGCGAGACTACACTGAATTTCACCATTCCCCTTAACGGATCCTTCGACGTGAAGTCCCTGCAGGTGCCGACAATGACGAAGAAGCGATATTCGGTGTCAATGTTTGAGGAGGTAGAAGTGCAGCCCGtacagcagccgcagcagaACGTAAGGATCGTATACAAATTGAAAAATACTATAATTGCAATGCCTTTTCAATAATTTTCACAGAAGAGCATCGGCGGCCACATGGCCATAGTGAAGTTCCTGGCTCGCACCCTGTTGCTCATGGTAATCGAATCGGAGCCGAGCAACTCATTGTTGATGAAGGTGCGCAATGGACTGGCGGAGAACACTAAGGCGGATCTCGACAGCGCTCGTGCGGACTTCTTTCTGTCGTTGGAACACCTGACCAAGGCCAAGGAACACGACGTTTGGTACGTGATGTCGCAATACCTGCTGGACTACCAGAAGCAAAACTGCCGGAAGAAGCGAATCATCAACGAAGGATTCATTACGCTGCAGCTGCGCCGCATATTCCGCAACGCAATGGGAAGCAAGGAGGCCAACTTTATAGAACTTTTCACCATGCTGGTGGTGGACAGCGAGGCACTGGCTCTGCTGGAAAAGCTCTCCACGGAGGTGAAGACAGATCTGCAAAAGATGAACTTCCTAACGTTATCCGCCATGTACCACGACCACATCGAAGATTTGGATAATGTGCAATTGATACGCGCCAAGTAAATGGATGAAAAGTTTGTATATTAAATCTTTATTATAATTTCCGATGTATTTACAGGCGCTTGAAACTTTTCTACTATCTGGAGTTCTGTCAGCAGGATCCCAGGATCAAGGGCAAGTTCAACGCGGACATGGACAACGTGGAGGACCTGCTCAAGGAGTTCCACAATAAGCAGCTCGACGTGCAGCTGTTGGAACGCATGAGCAAGGACTTTGGCTTTGACTACCAGAAGATTCTCATAACCCAGATATTGAGCATTCTGAGTGCCCAGGAGTTGCGCTTCGAGGTCAAGAGAGACACCTTCGGCGACGAGGAACTGGTAATGCTGAGCAGCGCCCAAGAAATGCGAGATATGTGTCAGCCGTACATAAATGAACTCAAAAACGTAGAGCTATTCGTCTCCAAGTTGAAACACTTCATCGAAGAAGTAAGTTCACTTCGGTAATGTTTTCCCATTCTGGTATTTAACCAATTACTTATCATTTAGATAAACATTTATTTCTACGAGTTGTACATGTGTGTGATTAACATCCTAATGCACTTCGATGCGGCGCCCAAGGAGATGGAGATCTGGACGAACATTTTGCACTTCCTGCGGCATAAGATGATAACTCGGAGGCGCAATCGGCCGGGCCAAGTGGAGACTGACATGTGGCTCAAATCGCAGAGGGAAAACGGAGTCATGCCAAAGATATCTCGCTACCGTCTGCCTTTTAAGCCTATCGTAGAGCAACCCCTCAAGGATATCCTCGGTATACTGATTAgatattataaaatgtttgaaaTTCCCGTTTACCGCTTTCTTTTGTTCAAATTCAGACAGCGAACTGAGCGTGGATAACTGCCAAAGCTGGTTTCCACTGATTCAGATGTACACGGCCTTGAAGGGAGCCAAGGATAGCTCCCAGAACTGCGACTACTTCTGCATGTCAGCAGTGAAGAATTCGATATCGGAGTACAAGTCGAAAAATGAATCGGAGTCGTGGAGTCTTCTTCCTACGAATAATGCCTTCCTTCAGTCGATTCTTCGGTTGGTCGAGAAAGTGAACAACCCCAACAAGGCATTCCTGATACTATACTTTGTATCCAACTATGCTCGGGACGGAGCAGACCAGGTGGAGGCCTCCTACGAGTGCTGGAAGTTCGTAAAGGAGAGGGGCCATCTGCTTACCGATCCGAAGACTCGAGAACAGATTTCTAAGGTCAAGCGACGGTATCCCATTCAGAAGACCCAGCACCTGCTTTATGTCTACGGCATGACCGACGAAAAGCTACTGCGACAGGTTGAGAACCCCACCGAGCTGATTCACGCCCTGTACCACCACGAGCTGATTCTGAAGTCCAGCAAAGTAGACATCAACGCCCTCGTCGCGGAGATCGTCAAGTTACACGACCTCTGCTTGGCCACCATTCAGTACCGTCTGCTGCAGAAGTGGCTTTCACTGACCATGGAGCCGACGGCTGACGGTACCATTCTGGAGGACACTTTTATGGAGGAGCAGAACTGGCCGGAGCAGGTAAATGGCGCGGACGGAACAAGCAGCCAAGATGCCTGCGAGAATGTGAACAGAGCCTTCTACATACTCTCCAGTTGGCCAAAGGCGGAGGCGGTCAAGTTCCTTGTGGGTCTGATCTTCAAGGGAGGGTAAGGATTGGTTTAAGATAGTCAACcggaataatttatttaaccCTCTTCCATTAGCTCGGTAAACACCTCCACACAGCTGCAAATATACGAGTGCTACTCCAAGCTGAACGATGGCAGCAACTCTTTCACCAACACGATCAACCAACGCCAATTCATCAGCATTAAGTGTGTGCACGAGCTGAAGGCTCTGGGCTACAAGTCAAACTTGGAGAAGTTCTCCGACGACCATTGCAACAAGATTGACATCCTGAAGATGATCTGGCAGCGCAATGCCCAGAATCCCTTGTCGCTGGAGGTAATGGCCAACATCTGCCTGGGCTTCGATATACACCTTCCGCAAATCTGGAACGGCATCCTCAAGCGAATGGTGATGTTCCACATGGTGCGGGAGCTGAACGCTTTGTTGGATGTGCTTACCTGCCGGCCCCATCTGCTGCACATGGACGGACTGGCCAAGGCCTGGGACTATGTTCTCTGCAATGCCCTGAAGAACGCCGTGGAGACGCGCTCCTTCGCGCAGGAGGAGGTGCTGCACAAGACGCTGCTACGCCTGCAAGGCTGTCCAGTGGTACATTCCCTCAATCTGCTTCAGTTCGCCAGGCACTGCGTCGTTGTCCATCGACCCCACATGGCCGCCGCACTGCTCAGTTTCTGCCAGAGCTCCGAGGAGCGGCAAAAGATCAAAAAGGTTTGTTTAAGTGGCTTTTACTTAAAAGAATTTTGTGTTAATAACACCTTCTTGCAGATGATACATTCCCATCCGGTGGATAACCTCCGGCAGCAGATCCTGGATCTGGAAGATGCCGGTATGTTACCGGTGGTACTGAACTTTGCGCTCAAGGAATTAAATCTCTAAGCGAAGGGCTTCGTTGTACTGAATTCCACTTAATTTATTCAAATAAATGAGCTACATTAATGGTAACTCTGCAGTAGTTACTTTTCGATTGAaggtatattttgttttgtaaatataaacatttaaacaaaatcaaacaccaaaatgggttaaaattttaaacctCGTATTAAAgaattatttgaatgtagatttttagagaattcaaccacaaactcatagaggtatgccactttgaaaccgggatccaattaccaaagttatggaatttaggagtctagttttgggttcccattctgggagccattggaaatacggaaaaatcggatatgaaaatgggttaaaattttgaccctcgtataaaataaatatttaaatgtagattattagagaattcaaccacaaactcatggaggtatgccactttgaaatcgggatccaattaccaaagttatggaatttagaagtctagttttgggttcccattctgggagccattgaaaatacggaaaaatcggacatgaaagtgggttaaaattttgaccctcttataaaataaatatttgaatgtagattattagagaattcaaccacaaactcatataggtatgccattttcaaatcgggatccaattaccaaagttatggaatttagaagtctagttttgggttcccattctgggagccattggaaatacggaaaaatcggacatgaaagtgggttaaaattttgaccctcttataaaataaatatttgaatgtagattattagagaatttaaaTAGGACTTTATAGAGGCATCCCACTTTAACATCGGGGTCCTATTACCCAATCTACGGAAAGTGGAAGTTCCGTTTTGAGTTCTCATTCTGATAGCCATGGGACAAACGGAAAAATAGACATCCCTTATCTATAATAGTTCGTTCTTAATTTATGAATCATAGATTTAGACTGTGTTAATTTCAAGGTAATCGCCTATGGGACTCCATTCCCGAtttaaaattatcaacaaaCGCGATGACGTCATTGCTATTTATCGCCTTGACTGCACAGTGGGCTCATGAGAAAAAATACTGGATACAGTAAAAATGTACAGGTTTTTCGGgaaaaaattattcaagttgTTCTTAAACCAAATACAATTTTCTTAATGACAAACCTAAGGAAATGACTGTTCTAAAAGTATATTTAGGGACTTTCAAAAGAAATCGTCAATCTAAAGCATATGTTCTACTTTGCTATTAATTTACCAGATGTTATTACTCACCAAGATACGAATATCATGGTGCCCACTGTGCCAAACAGCTGATTCCGCGACTAGCTGGTTTTATTTGGGGTCAAATCGCAGACGGGTTACAATCGAAAAAGTTAGGGGAAAAGttaacaattaaattaaaccaaGATGCTGCGTTCTTTGTTGGGAGCCCAAAAGTGCTGGGGATTGATCCGCAGCAGAAAACTCATGGAGGTGGCCACCAAACAGGCGCCTGCTTCCTTTGCGGTGCCCAAGTAAGTATCCAGTATCAAAATGTAATGTTCGTATACTTGATATTCGTTTTTAAACCTCCAATAGGCGTCACTACTCACCGCCCACTCATATTAAGCAATCGGCGGTGGCCAATGAATCCGGAACCATGGCGGAGAGTAAGTGCCTCAATTCCACCGGGATCGAACCCATCCTTAAACCTTAACTTCTACAGTCAAGCAGGAGATGATGAAACGATTGGGTCTAGAGCCCGGCTACAACCCGCTGCCAAAATCCAGGGAGCAGTTGCTCAAGTACCAGCCAAAGTTGGAGGATCTGCCACCGAGAGCCATGCAGGACTCCTTCACCTCGGCCATCATTCCCCTGAGCACGGATCGCACTTTGCAGGACAAGTATGTGACCTATCTGGGCCACGTGCGATTTGGGCGGCTGCTGGAGGACATGGATATGTTTGCTGGTAAGAGGACTTTCCATTAGAATTGTGACCAATTTTCTAATGATCTATTTCCCCAGCTTGGTGCTGTCATAAGCACCTGAAGCTGCCGAACCTGCCAGAGGGAGTTCACCTGCCGTACACCTTTGTGACCATTCTGGTGGACCGCATCGACTTCACCAATGTCCAGGCTTCAGGTACCCAGGACATCCGGCTTTCCGGCCACGTCTCATGGGTGGGAACCAGTTCCATTGAGGTCGTGGTCTGGCTGGAGCAGATGGTAGCTGGACGGTACCAAAAGCTCACCCGAGCTCTGTTCCTAATGGCGGCCAGAAATGCCACCAACACGGGAGCCGCTCCTGTGAGTCCCATACAGCCGGCTAATGAGGAGGAGAAGGAGATTCTCGCTGGTGGCGCAGACAGAAAGAAGAAGCGACAGATTCTTTGCGCACAGTCCGTCTTCAAGGTGGAGCCCAACGATCCCGAGCAGACGCTCATGTATGAGCTTTACAAGAGGACCACTCCCAGCAACACTTTGGAGCTGAACAAGCGCATCCTGCCGCCGAACTGCCGCTGGATGGAGGACTCCTTCCAGATGAGCACTATTCCCTCGTTCCCGGAGCACAGGAATCACCACAACCGGGTCTTCGGGGGCTTCCTTATGCGAAGTGCCCTGGAGATTAGCTGGGCAGCAGCTTTCCTTTACTGCAAAACGCGACCCAAACTGGAGCACATCTCGGACATCAGTTTCGAGAAGCCCGTGGGCGTGGATAGCTTTATCAAGATGACGGCCTACGTGGTGTACACGAAGCTCAACTACGTGCAGATCATGACCGTTGCGGACGTCCTAGATACGCACACGGGCAGCCAGGTGACCACCAACACGTTCTACTACACCTTCTCGTCTCCGGACACGGTAACTGAGGTCCTTCCCCGGTCCTACCACGAAACCATGTGGTACATCCAAGGTCGTCGCAAGTTCGAGGCTAGCATGGGTTTGAAATAGATCCGCAGATGCTACTGAATGTTCCCAATGATATTAAGCGAGGCTATCCTGTGGGATACATAAATACTATTACCAGTTCTGTGTTTATATAAAGCAATAATCGTGTATTGTCAGTTCACTAACCCGGAAACACTCAAGCCCTCTGGAGGGTACTAAGTTCTTGTCCTGAAATTTGCAaaccttttttgtttttaaccaccctaataattattaaaaatcactATTTATCAAGTTTCAACATATAAAATACTTCTTTGTGTCTGTTAATTTATCATTTTGTTCATGTATTGAGGACCAAAAATCGAAGGGGAACCAAAATGTATAGTTTTAACTACGTTCCAGATTTGGAACCAGATCTGAAAACTGTTTCGATGAGCCCTGgttataaaaattgtaaaaatattaatgCTACCTGCATTGCTTGGAGCCCGTAAGTGCCGGGGCTTTCTTATGGCCAGGAACCTCTTGCAGTTGGCCAGTAAAAAGTCCAGGTGAGTGATCAATCCAGAAAGAATCGCATTTTTACGAAACGGTTCTTCCACCCCGCCAAAGGCGTTACTATTCTTCGGGCGATGACATCAAAAAATCATCGGTAGACAATCCAAACTGCACTATGGCGGAGAGTAAGTACTAAATATTCATTGAATACAAGATAACCATGTCTTCCTTCCAGTCAAGGAGGATATGATGAAGAGCTTGGGCCTAGAGCCCGGCTACACCCGAGAGCCAAAGTCCAGGGAAGAGCTCCTTCAGTACCAACCCAAGATCGAGGAACTGCCTGCACGATCCATGCAGGATTCCTTCTCCTCGGCCATCATTCCTCTGAGCAAGAATCCCATGCTGCAGGACAAGTATATAAACTTTAGAGGCTTCGTCCGCCTCGGCAGGCTTCTGGAGGACATGGACTATTTTGCCGGTAAACTTTTATATTGAGCAAAAGCTTCTTCACTAGTAATTTTATTCATAAACCTTACCAGCTTGGTGTTGCCATAGGCACTTGAAGCTTCCCAATTTGCCGGAGGGAGTGCCTCTGCCCTACACCATTGTGACCATACTGGTGGACCGGATCGACTTCACCGAAATCACAGCATCAGGCACACAGGACATTCGCCTATCCGGTCACGTCAGCTGGGTGGGAACCAGTTCCATGGAGGTGGTGGTGTGGCTGGAGCAGAAGGTCGATGAAAAGTACCAAAAAATCACACGTGCTCTGTTCCTTATGGCGGCCAGAAATGCCACCAACACGGGATCCGCTCCTGTGAATCCCATACAGCCGGCCAACGAGGAGGAGAAACTGATCCTGGCTGGCGGGGCAGAAAGAAAGCAGCACCGGCAGATACTGAGCGCCCAGTCCGTCTTCAAAGTGGAACCCAACGCTCAGGAGCAGTCGCTGATATACGAGATCTACAAGAGGACCTCCCCCACCGAGCACGTGGGTCCGCTAAAGCGTCTCCTGCCACCCGACTGCTGCTGGATGGAGGACTCCTTCCAGATGAGCACTATTCCGTCATTTCCGGAGCACAGGAATCACCACAACACTGTCTTCGGGGGGTTTCTTATGCGAAGTGCCCTGGAGATTAGCTGGGCAGCAGCTTTCCTCTTCTGCAAAACGCGACCCAAACTGGAGCACATCTCGGACATCAGCTTCGAGAAGCCCGTGAGCGTGAATAGCTTCATCAAAATGACAGCCTATGTTGTATACACGAAGCTCAACTACGTGCAGATCATGACCGTAGCCGATGTCCTGGACCCGTATTCCGGCAACCGTGTGACCGCTAACGCGTTTTATTACACTTTCGCAGCTCCGGATACGGTTACTGAAGTCCTTCCCCGGTCCTACCACGAAACCATGTGGTACATCCATGGTCGCCGCAAGTTCAATGCCAGCAATGTTTATAAGTCTGAAACAATTTCCTAGATAAGTACAAAATACACAgttaataaacacaaaaaaaatttatagtTCTTATATAAAAGAATacgttttttttatacattagtttaaagaaataaatctTTATTAATCTAAATCATTGACTTTAGCAGTGGTCAAAAAGGTTACTCACAAATGGAAAacgtttttgaaaaatttttcaaatttaaaagtcatttattattaaatcattATTGCACTCGGTAAAATtgggaaaaatattatattcacATTGCTGAAACCGAAAATCGTAGAAATCgaagtttatttaatttcttattaaaATAGAAAACTGTTAAGTAAGCCCTGGTTTTGATTTTGAATGCCAAAAACGTGCAGATCATGACCATTGCCAATGTTTTGGTGTCCATGTTCTAGACACGCACATGATTGCTTACTCCCACTATATAGATTAGATTGCGGCTGGGATTGATACATAGAAACATAATTTGTTAGGCCAAATATTTCGTTTAATcagtttaaaacaaaaaatttaaaaactttccATATTTTTTTCGTTTGTCTGGCGTTTTTTCAAATCATCTTTACACCTTCTCTCCAGATAAGATTAAAGCTATAGATGtctgcacagaaaaaaattagATGGTTAAATAACAGTTtattacaaataaatataaacataacGTTAGTTATAACTTGacaaagttaaataaaatgcaagctttttaaaaaaaattttaaaaaacgtcaaagattatttttgaaacaaaatttaatgtatgaaaaatatttaaaaaagagtTAATAAAACTTAAGTACTGTCGAGATCCCATACTTTTTTCCAAGTGCAGGTAAAGAATCTCTCACCAAGTGGACAGGTGATCGTCATGCGCGGGTTCTCAGAGGGTTGAGAGCCATGTAATCGCACTTGTGCGGAAGATTTGCCAACGCTCTTTTTGGGTTCTAGAATCACTCTCTATTTTGCTGTCCAACTGACAGCACTCGATGCAAATCCGATCGAGCTGAACTGTATTACGTATTACAAACTGGGAACTATTACCAGTAATTGTAAAATTGGATATTGCTTGTCGTTAAAAAATAACACCCATCCCATCGGATCCCAATAGGCGGGTCAACTATCTCAAATTTCCAAGGCCCAGCACCCGGAACACATCAAACGATGATCTCTCAGATGGCAAGGGGACTCGGAATGGTGCTGGCGAAAAGATGCTCCTTATCGGCCGTCCGGCGGAGGCGTCTGTTGGTCGCCAACTGCCCCGCGCTTGCTAGCCACCAGATGACCAGGAGCTATGTGCTGGACAACGGGCCCAAGGTAAAATCGGATCACCGCTCAGGAACGATGGTTGATGGTGAGTTAGGATATGGATAACGATTCCAATAGAAACCTATTTAACGCCGCTTGACCCCCAGTGGCTCGTACCATTCGCGAGCAATCCGGCGTGGACGTGGGCTATCATACCATTCCCAAGCCCCGGGACCATCTCCTGCAGCACGAGCCCAAAAGAGAGGAGCTCCCACCGAGAACCATGTTGGATTCCCACACCACTGCCATTCTGCCCCTCAGTGCCAGCGAGTTAATCCGCGAGAGCTATGTTAATCACCTGGGCAGGGTGAGATTGGGTCGGATTATGGAGGAGCTGGACATGTTTGCAGTGTGGATCTGTCATCGCCATGtaaagctacccaagcttccAAAGGGAGTTCCCCTGCCTTACACCTTCGTCACATTGCTCGTGGACAAAGTGGAGTTCACCAATCTGGAGCGGTTGCAGGTCAACCAGGACATCGAGATCAGCGGACACATCTCGTGGGCGGGACGCAGCTCCATGGAGATCACCATCTATGTGAGGCAGTTAATACCTGGAAGCAGGGAATATATCGATGTGACCAAAGCCATCTTTGTCATGGTGGCCAGAAATGCCACAAACACAGCTGCGGCGCCCATTAATCCTCTAGAGGTTGGTAACGAAACCGAGAAGCTCATTTGGGAGCAGGCTGAGAAGCGGCAGAAGCTGCGCAAGTCCACGGCCATGGAGTCGGTGCTCAGTTCGCCACCCAGGGAATACGAGCAGACCATCATGTACGAGATCCTCAAGAGAACCACTCCGACCAACAGCATGGATCTCAATAAGCGTGTCCTGCCGCCAAAATGCCGCTGGATGGAGGACTCCCTGCAGTCGACAATGATTGCTCCGTTTCCGGAGAACAGGAATGCACAGAACACCATCTTTGGAGGCTACCTGATGCGCCAGGCCGTGGAGATAAGCTTCATAATGGCCAGCATCTATCTGGGCGATCGGCCCATCCTCACATGCATCTCGGACATCAGTTTTATGCACCCAGTGCATGTAAATAGGTTCCTCCAGCTCACCGCCTACGTGGTTTATGCCGCCCAGAATTACGTCCAGCTGATGACCGTGGCCCAGATTTGGGATGCTAAGAGCGGTAAGGTGCAGACCACGAATGTCTTCTACTTGACGTACAGGGCGGACAAGGTTCTGGACGAAGTACTACCGCGATCCTACCGAGAAATGCTCTGGTACATCCACGGCAGGCGGAAACTCCTGGCCGCCTTGCACTTGCAACCGGAGCTTCCCGATCCCATCGACGTGCCCACGGAGAGCTCAAGAAATATCTGTACTTAGTTTTAGAGCTAAGATAAATCGAATGTGGTAGTTAAACTATTTTGtaaatttagaatttaaaCTTTCTCAGTacctattttttaaatttctagcAAATTGGGaaataatttcaattgaaataaaattttaatactttaaaattaaaacttgTATCTTTACCGTCTAATCTTCAGTGAAAAAACAGACGAGAACTTTCCGTTTTGTAAGGTTTATTTTACAAATCCTGTTAGTCTAACCAGCGGGCGCGCTTGTACAGTGTTTTTGCTTTAGAAATCCTTAAACTGAAGACCCAATTCCGCTCGCTTAGAATCGCATGCGGTGGGGGTATTGGGAGGAGTGCAGGGCGAACATGTTCTGCAAGTACTTGGCGAAGAACTTGCCCTCGGGGTGGGCCTTGATGACCTTCAGCAGGGCGGAGTCCACCTCCTTCTGGTCCTTCTTGCGCTGCTCGTTGGGCACGAAGCGCTCCTTCTTGGCCGCGAAGATGTCGGCCTCGCCGCTCTTCTTGTCCTTCTTGGCCTTCAGGCGGCGGAAGTAGGCGTCGTTCAGGTGCTCGGGCACCTTGAAGGCACCCAGATCCACCTTCGAGGAGGTGCCGATCACGTAGCGCTGGGAGACGCGGCGCAGGGGGCACGAGTTGAGGGCGAAGGGTCCGGTGACCAGCAGGAGTCCGGAGGCCAGCGTCTTCAGCAGGACGACGCGCTTGCCCTGGTGGCGACCGGCCAGCAGGATGAGCACGGTTCCGGGGGTCAGGTTGCGGCGCGTGTTGCGCTTGTGCTCGCTGAAGTTGGCCTTGGAGGGGCGCTTCTTCACGAAGGTCTTGGTCGGGTAGTTGGCCTTGGACTTCTTCAGGAAGACGGTACGCTCACCGCCGTTCTTGGGGCCTCCGATCTTCTTCACCTTCTTGATGGGCACCTTCACCTTCTGCACCACGGGGCTCTTCTTGTCCTTCAGGCGGTACAGGGCACGACGCTTGTACATCTGTAAGGGAGGAAAGGGGTTAGTTATCAGGGATTACTAGTCTTTCAGTGGGTTTGGGTCTGTTTCAAGGGTTATTTGGTTTATTTACGTGGATGTCTCATATATTACTCGCTTGATTCTTTTGGGTaaccttttatttttggctttcTTTAGAGTTGAAAGGTGTTACTTAGCAAGTCAAGTCACGGTATGAATGGATGACCCCTTATTGGACACCTCTGTGTAGTTTATCAAAGAATGTTGCACTTGTTGCACAGAGATAGCTCAGGATAATGATGTTCTGAGAGCTCATTTAAGTGGAATGT
This genomic interval carries:
- the LOC119548727 gene encoding acyl-coenzyme A thioesterase 9, mitochondrial translates to MLRSLLGAQKCWGLIRSRKLMEVATKQAPASFAVPKRHYSPPTHIKQSAVANESGTMAEIKQEMMKRLGLEPGYNPLPKSREQLLKYQPKLEDLPPRAMQDSFTSAIIPLSTDRTLQDKYVTYLGHVRFGRLLEDMDMFAAWCCHKHLKLPNLPEGVHLPYTFVTILVDRIDFTNVQASGTQDIRLSGHVSWVGTSSIEVVVWLEQMVAGRYQKLTRALFLMAARNATNTGAAPVSPIQPANEEEKEILAGGADRKKKRQILCAQSVFKVEPNDPEQTLMYELYKRTTPSNTLELNKRILPPNCRWMEDSFQMSTIPSFPEHRNHHNRVFGGFLMRSALEISWAAAFLYCKTRPKLEHISDISFEKPVGVDSFIKMTAYVVYTKLNYVQIMTVADVLDTHTGSQVTTNTFYYTFSSPDTVTEVLPRSYHETMWYIQGRRKFEASMGLK
- the LOC119548733 gene encoding acyl-coenzyme A thioesterase 9, mitochondrial-like; the encoded protein is MLPALLGARKCRGFLMARNLLQLASKKSRRYYSSGDDIKKSSVDNPNCTMAEIKEDMMKSLGLEPGYTREPKSREELLQYQPKIEELPARSMQDSFSSAIIPLSKNPMLQDKYINFRGFVRLGRLLEDMDYFAAWCCHRHLKLPNLPEGVPLPYTIVTILVDRIDFTEITASGTQDIRLSGHVSWVGTSSMEVVVWLEQKVDEKYQKITRALFLMAARNATNTGSAPVNPIQPANEEEKLILAGGAERKQHRQILSAQSVFKVEPNAQEQSLIYEIYKRTSPTEHVGPLKRLLPPDCCWMEDSFQMSTIPSFPEHRNHHNTVFGGFLMRSALEISWAAAFLFCKTRPKLEHISDISFEKPVSVNSFIKMTAYVVYTKLNYVQIMTVADVLDPYSGNRVTANAFYYTFAAPDTVTEVLPRSYHETMWYIHGRRKFNASNVYKSETIS
- the LOC119548725 gene encoding acyl-coenzyme A thioesterase 9, mitochondrial; this encodes MISQMARGLGMVLAKRCSLSAVRRRRLLVANCPALASHQMTRSYVLDNGPKVKSDHRSGTMVDVARTIREQSGVDVGYHTIPKPRDHLLQHEPKREELPPRTMLDSHTTAILPLSASELIRESYVNHLGRVRLGRIMEELDMFAVWICHRHVKLPKLPKGVPLPYTFVTLLVDKVEFTNLERLQVNQDIEISGHISWAGRSSMEITIYVRQLIPGSREYIDVTKAIFVMVARNATNTAAAPINPLEVGNETEKLIWEQAEKRQKLRKSTAMESVLSSPPREYEQTIMYEILKRTTPTNSMDLNKRVLPPKCRWMEDSLQSTMIAPFPENRNAQNTIFGGYLMRQAVEISFIMASIYLGDRPILTCISDISFMHPVHVNRFLQLTAYVVYAAQNYVQLMTVAQIWDAKSGKVQTTNVFYLTYRADKVLDEVLPRSYREMLWYIHGRRKLLAALHLQPELPDPIDVPTESSRNICT
- the LOC119548742 gene encoding 60S ribosomal protein L6; translation: MAPVEKAKKVAKSAKKGKKTPVNSYLKGGILRYSKAQMYKRRALYRLKDKKSPVVQKVKVPIKKVKKIGGPKNGGERTVFLKKSKANYPTKTFVKKRPSKANFSEHKRNTRRNLTPGTVLILLAGRHQGKRVVLLKTLASGLLLVTGPFALNSCPLRRVSQRYVIGTSSKVDLGAFKVPEHLNDAYFRRLKAKKDKKSGEADIFAAKKERFVPNEQRKKDQKEVDSALLKVIKAHPEGKFFAKYLQNMFALHSSQYPHRMRF